Proteins co-encoded in one Quercus robur chromosome 8, dhQueRobu3.1, whole genome shotgun sequence genomic window:
- the LOC126696608 gene encoding uncharacterized protein LOC126696608, translating into MSMGRLPAEADDRESKRAKGMASPMLGFSDEDKVGTIQPHDDALVVTLRIGGYDVKRVLVDQGSAVEVMYPDLYKGLKLRPEDLTTYDSPLVSFKGKTVTPKGQIRLPIQTGSDIVEVDFIVVDAYSPYTAIVARPWFHALGAVSSTLHQKVKYPSEGRVKEVIGDQAMAQQCMVSAIS; encoded by the coding sequence ATGTCGATGGGCCGACTCCCCGCTGAAGCTGATGACCGTGAGTCTAAGAGGGCTAAAGGGATGGCCTCGCCCATGCtcggattctcggatgaggataaagTTGGAACCATCCAGCCCCACGACGATGCTTTAGTCGTCACACTCAGGATTGGAGGatatgacgtgaagagggtgttagttgatcagggcAGTGCTGTGGAggtaatgtaccccgacctgtaCAAGGGGCTGAAGCTGAGACCCGAAGACCTGACGACATACGACTCCCCTTTGGTAAGTTTCAAAGGGAAAACCGTTACTCCGAAAGGCCAGATTAGACTGCCTATACAAACAGGCTCGGACatagtggaggtggacttcatagtGGTGGACGCATATTCGCCCTACACAGCCATTGTAGCTAGACCTTGGTTTCATGCCCTAGGGGCTGTCTCCTCAACCTTACACCAAAAGGTGAAGTACCCATCGGAGGGTCGGGTCAAAGAAGTGATAGGGGACCAAGCCATGGCTCAGCAATGCATGGTGTCCGCCATCTCGTGA